The following coding sequences lie in one Arachis hypogaea cultivar Tifrunner chromosome 4, arahy.Tifrunner.gnm2.J5K5, whole genome shotgun sequence genomic window:
- the LOC112796458 gene encoding 6-phosphogluconate dehydrogenase, decarboxylating 3, chloroplastic, producing the protein MEASAALSRIGLAGLAVMGQNLALNIAEKGFPISVYNRTTSKVDETVDRARQEGSLPLTGQYNPRDFVLSLQRPRSVIILVKAGAPVDQTIAALSDHMEPGDTIIDGGNEWYENTERRIHQASEKGLLYLGMGVSGGEEGARNGPSLMPGGSLQAYNNIQDILSKVAAQVEDGPCVTYIGEGGSGNFVKMVHNGIEYGDMQLISEAYDVLKHVGGLNNSELADIFAEWNRGELESFLIEITADIFKVKDEEGGDGFLVDKILDKTGMKGTGKWTVQQAAELSIAAPTIAASLDSRYLSGLKEERENAASVLKEAGMSDDIASAARVGVDKKRLIDDVRQALYASKICSYAQGMNLLRAKSNEKGWNLNLGELARIWKGGCIIRAVFLDRIKKAYQRNPNLASLIVDPEFAREMVQRQAAWRRVVGLAISAGISTPGMCASLAYFDTYRRARLPANLVQAQRDLFGAHTYERVDRPGAFHTEWTKLARKSGSGVGALN; encoded by the coding sequence ATGGAAGCATCGGCAGCGTTGTCGCGCATCGGGCTTGCGGGCCTGGCGGTGATGGGCCAAAACCTGGCTCTGAACATAGCGGAGAAAGGCTTCCCAATCTCCGTGTACAACCGCACAACCTCCAAGGTCGACGAGACCGTAGATCGGGCCCGCCAAGAGGGCTCTCTCCCTCTCACCGGTCAATACAACCCCCGCGACTTCGTCCTCTCACTCCAACGGCCCAGATCCGTCATCATCCTCGTCAAGGCCGGCGCCCCCGTTGACCAGACCATCGCCGCTCTCTCCGACCACATGGAGCCTGGCGATACCATCATCGACGGCGGCAACGAGTGGTACGAGAACACCGAGCGCCGCATCCACCAGGCCTCCGAGAAGGGACTCCTCTACCTTGGCATGGGAGTCTCGGGCGGCGAGGAGGGCGCCCGTAACGGTCCTTCCCTCATGCCCGGCGGCTCTCTCCAGGCCTACAACAACATCCAGGATATTCTCTCCAAGGTGGCCGCTCAGGTCGAGGACGGCCCCTGCGTCACCTACATCGGCGAGGGAGGTTCTGGAAACTTCGTGAAGATGGTCCACAACGGAATTGAATACGGAGACATGCAGTTAATCTCTGAAGCCTACGATGTTCTCAAGCATGTTGGTGGTTTGAACAATTCTGAGCTCGCTGATATTTTCGCGGAGTGGAACCGTGGGGAGCTTGAGAGTTTCCTCATTGAGATCACCGCTGATATCTTCAAGGTGAAGGATGAGGAAGGTGGTGATGGTTTCTTGGTGGATAAGATTCTTGATAAGACCGGCATGAAGGGCACTGGCAAGTGGACGGTTCAGCAGGCTGCCGAGCTTTCTATTGCGGCGCCAACCATTGCTGCGTCCTTGGATTCCAGGTACTTGAGCGggttgaaggaggagagggagaatGCTGCCAGTGTTTTGAAGGAGGCTGGGATGAGTGATGATATCGCATCTGCCGCGAGGGTTGGCGTCGACAAGAAGCGATTGATTGATGATGTGAGGCAGGCATTGTATGCTTCCAAGATTTGCAGCTATGCTCAGGGGATGAACTTGTTGAGGGCCAAGAGTAATGAGAAAGGTTGGAACTTGAATTTGGGAGAGTTGGCTAGGATTTGGAAGGGTGGATGTATCATAAGAGCTGTGTTCTTGGATAGGATCAAGAAGGCCTATCAGAGGAATCCCAACTTGGCGAGCTTGATTGTGGACCCAGAGTTTGCGAGGGAGATGGTGCAGAGGCAGGCTGCTTGGAGGAGGGTCGTGGGGTTGGCCATTTCGGCCGGAATCAGCACTCCTGGGATGTGTGCTAGCCTTGCTTACTTTGACACGTACCGGAGGGCACGGCTGCCAGCTAACCTTGTTCAGGCTCAGAGAGACTTGTTCGGAGCTCATACTTATGAGAGGGTTGATCGCCCCGGAGCTTTCCATACTGAGTGGACAAAACTCGCTCGCAAGAGTGGATCTGGGGTTGGTGCTCTCAATTGA
- the LOC112796459 gene encoding transcription factor GTE1 — protein MAALYSSVTEEDLNGFRFSIDQIQTQVVKLEKQVNEVEQFYQSNDFKVNNSKNKGENKHLIGTKKSLQGDSHNEADADAAKGREELMRQFSVILSQITQHEWAWPFMDPVDVEGLGLHDYYEVINKPMDFSTIKRKMEAKDGSGYKNVREIYSDVRLIFKNAMKYNDKKNEVHVMARTLLNKFEEKWLLLLPKVDQEERRHLKEEADAQLETQLAQEATYANMTRDLSVELDKVDVHLKSLKALVIQNCRKLSSQEKVLLGTALPRLSPEYLIRALQIVHENNPNFQPNAEVVELDINSQNDYTLWRLNVFVKHALKVQGRTAEGTGVDHSNKTENKNYSKRRRVL, from the exons ATGGCTGCTTTGTATTCCAGTGTCACAGAGGAGGATCTGAACGGTTTTAGGTTCTCAATCGATCAAATTCAAACCCAAGTTGTCAAG CTAGagaaacaagtaaatgaagttgAACAGTTCTACCAATCCAACGATTTTAAAGTTAATAATTCCAAAAACAAGGGTGAAAATAAGCATCTTATTGGAACTAAGAAGTCACTGCAAGGTGATTCACACAATGAAGCTGATGCTGATGCTGCAAAAGGAAGGGAAGAACTCATGCGCCAGTTTTCCGTTATATTGAGTCAG ATTACTCAGCATGAATGGGCTTGGCCTTTTATGGATCCAGTAGATGTTGAAGGTCTGGGACTGCATGACTATTATGAG GTTATCAATAAGCCTATGGATTTCAgcacaataaaaagaaaaatggaagctaAGGATGGCTCTGGTTATAAGAATGTCAGGGAGATATATTCTGATGTAAGGTTGATTTTTAAGAATGCAAtgaaatacaatgataaaaagaatGAAGTCCATGTTATGGCGAGAACCTTGCTGAACAAGTTCGAAGAgaaatggctgcttctgttgccTAAAGTTGACCAAGAG GAGAGGAGACATTTGAAGGAAGAAGCAGATGCACAGTTGGAAACACAGCTTGCACAAGAAGCAACTTATGCCAATATGACTAGGGATTTATCTGTTGAG CTGGACAAGGTTGATGTGCATTTGAAGAGTCTTAAAGCATTGGTTATTCAAAACTGCAG GAAACTCTCATCTCAGGAGAAAGTTCTACTTGGGACAGCTCTCCCAAGGTTGTCTCCTGAATACCTCATCAGAGCATTGCAAATAGTTCATGAAAACAATCCAAACTTCCAACCTAATGCTGAAGTTGTGGAACTTGACATTAATTCTCAG AACGACTACACACTGTGGAGGTTAAACGTTTTTGTCAAGCATGCATTGAAAGTTCAGGGAAGAACTGCTGAAGGCACAGGTGTTGACCATAGTAATAAAACCGAGAACAAGAACTACTCCAAAAGGAGGAGAGTTTTGTGA